A region of Vitis vinifera cultivar Pinot Noir 40024 chromosome 15, ASM3070453v1 DNA encodes the following proteins:
- the LOC100248925 gene encoding protein transport Sec1a isoform X1: MSMSDFDFSSNAGEYKNFRQISRDRLLHEMLRSTKTGDSKSTWKVLIMDKVTTKVMSSSCKMADITDEGISLVEDLYRRRQPLPSLDAIYFIQPSKENVVMFLSDMSGRVPLYKKAFVFFSSPIPKDLVNHIKSDTSVLPRIGALREMNLEYFPVDSQAFITDHERALEELLGENVENTRKFDNCLNTMATRISTIFASLKELPLVRYRAAKTLDGSAVATFRDLVPTKLAAAVWNSLEKYKSTIPNFPQTGTCELLILDRSIDQIAPVIHEWTYDAMCHDLLEMDGNKYVHEIPSKTGGEPEKKEVLLEDHDPVWLELRHVHIADASERLHDKMTNFVSKNKAAQLHQRDSNELSTRDLQKMVQALPQYSEQMEKLSLHVEIAGKINRTIREMGLRDLGQLEQDLVFGDVGAKEVINFLRTKQDATSENKLRLLMIYASVYPEKFEGDKGLKLMQLARLSPEDMKVVNNMRLLEGSSATKKKSSGGFSLKFDGQKVKNAARKDRTTEEETWQLSRFYPMIEELIEKLNKGELPKNEYLCMNEPSPPVPRSTDGASARTSQAPASQPVKSRRTATWARSRVSDDGCSSDSVLKNVSVDFKNMGQRIFVFIIGGATRSELRVCHKLTAKLRREVVLGSSSIDDPPQFITKLKMLSEKDISLDGIRI; the protein is encoded by the exons GTACTCATCATGGATAAAGTTACTACGAAAGTCATGTCTTCCTCATGCAAAATGGCGGACATAACAGATGAAGGAATTTCCT TGGTTGAAGACCTTTATAGGAGAAGGCAACCATTGCCCTCCTTGGATGCTATATATTTCATCCAGCCTTCAAAGGAGAA TGTTGTCATGTTCTTGTCTGACATGTCGGGAAGGGTGCCTTTATACAAGAA AGCATTTGTATTCTTTAGTTCCCCTATTCCAAAAGATCTGGTTAATCACATCAAGAGTGATACAAGTGTTCTACCCCGCATAGGTGCATTAAGAGAG ATGAATTTGGAGTACTTTCCCGTAGACAGTCAG GCTTTTATTACTGATCATGAAAGAGCACTGGAGGAGCTCCTAGGGGAAAATGTGGAGAATACTCGcaaatttgataattgtttAAACACAATGGCCACCCGAATATCCACTATTTTTGCTTCGCTAAAG GAGCTTCCCTTAGTACGATATCGTGCTGCCAAGACCCTTGATGGATCTGCAGTGGCAACATTTCGTGACTTGGTTCCTACAAAGCTTGCTGCTGCTGTTTGGAACTctcttgaaaaatataaatctacTATTCCCAACTTTCCCCAGACTGGAACATGCGAGCTCCTTATCTTGGATAGATCTATAGATCAG ATAGCTCCTGTCATACATGAATGGACCTATGATGCCATGTGCCATGATTTACTGGAGATGGATGGAAATAAATATGTACACGAG ATTCCTAGCAAAACAGGGGGTGAACCTGAGAAAAAGGAGGTCCTTTTAGAAGATCATGATCCTGTCTGGCTCGAGCTCCGCCATGTACATATTGCCGAT GCTAGTGAACGGTTGCATGATAAAATGACCAACTTTGTCTCAAAGAACAAAGCTGCACAACTCCATCAGAG AGACAGTAACGAATTATCTACACGAGACTTGCAGAAAATGGTTCAAGCTTTGCCACAGTATAGTGAACAAATGGAGAAGCTTTCTCTCCATGTTGAg ATTGCTGGTAAAATCAACAGAACTATCCGAGAGATGGGACTTCGAGACCTTGGGCAACTGGAGCAGGATCTTGTCTTTGGAGATGTAGGAGCAAAGGAAGTGATAAACTTTTTAAGGACAAAGCAG GATGCTActtctgaaaataaattgcgTCTGTTGATGATATATGCTTCCGTTTATCCTGAGAAGTTTGAAGGTGACAAAGGTTTAAAGCTAATGCAG TTAGCAAGATTATCACCCGAGGATATGAAAGTTGTGAATAACATGAGACTGCTTGAGGGATCATCGGCTACCAAGAAGAAGTCCAGTGGGGGTTTCTCACTTAAGTTTGATGGTCAGAAG GTAAAGAATGCGGCTAGAAAAGATCGAACCACTGAAGAGGAAACGTGGCAGCTATCACGATTTTATCCCATGATAGAG GAGCTGATTGAAAAACTCAATAAAGGTGAATTACCCAAGAATGAATATCTGTGTATGAATGAACCAAGTCCACCTGTCCCACGGAGCACTGATGGTGCATCTGCACGGACGAGTCAAGCTCCAGCTTCTCAGCCAGTAAAATCAAGACGAACTGCAACTTGGGCACGTTCTCGCGTTTCTGATGATGGATGTTCAAG TGACTCAGTTTTGAAGAATGTGTCTGTGGATTTCAAGAATATGGGGCAGcgaatttttgtctttatcaTTGGAGGAGCAACGCGATCTGAG CTGCGGGTTTGTCACAAGCTCACAGCCAAACTGAGGAGGGAAGTTGTCCTAGGCTCCTCTAGTATTGATGATCCTCCACAATTTATTACG aAACTGAAGATGCTGTCAGAAAAGGATATCTCATTAGATGGCATTAGAATCTAA
- the LOC100248925 gene encoding protein transport Sec1a isoform X2, translating into MSSSCKMADITDEGISLVEDLYRRRQPLPSLDAIYFIQPSKENVVMFLSDMSGRVPLYKKAFVFFSSPIPKDLVNHIKSDTSVLPRIGALREMNLEYFPVDSQAFITDHERALEELLGENVENTRKFDNCLNTMATRISTIFASLKELPLVRYRAAKTLDGSAVATFRDLVPTKLAAAVWNSLEKYKSTIPNFPQTGTCELLILDRSIDQIAPVIHEWTYDAMCHDLLEMDGNKYVHEIPSKTGGEPEKKEVLLEDHDPVWLELRHVHIADASERLHDKMTNFVSKNKAAQLHQRDSNELSTRDLQKMVQALPQYSEQMEKLSLHVEIAGKINRTIREMGLRDLGQLEQDLVFGDVGAKEVINFLRTKQDATSENKLRLLMIYASVYPEKFEGDKGLKLMQLARLSPEDMKVVNNMRLLEGSSATKKKSSGGFSLKFDGQKVKNAARKDRTTEEETWQLSRFYPMIEELIEKLNKGELPKNEYLCMNEPSPPVPRSTDGASARTSQAPASQPVKSRRTATWARSRVSDDGCSSDSVLKNVSVDFKNMGQRIFVFIIGGATRSELRVCHKLTAKLRREVVLGSSSIDDPPQFITKLKMLSEKDISLDGIRI; encoded by the exons ATGTCTTCCTCATGCAAAATGGCGGACATAACAGATGAAGGAATTTCCT TGGTTGAAGACCTTTATAGGAGAAGGCAACCATTGCCCTCCTTGGATGCTATATATTTCATCCAGCCTTCAAAGGAGAA TGTTGTCATGTTCTTGTCTGACATGTCGGGAAGGGTGCCTTTATACAAGAA AGCATTTGTATTCTTTAGTTCCCCTATTCCAAAAGATCTGGTTAATCACATCAAGAGTGATACAAGTGTTCTACCCCGCATAGGTGCATTAAGAGAG ATGAATTTGGAGTACTTTCCCGTAGACAGTCAG GCTTTTATTACTGATCATGAAAGAGCACTGGAGGAGCTCCTAGGGGAAAATGTGGAGAATACTCGcaaatttgataattgtttAAACACAATGGCCACCCGAATATCCACTATTTTTGCTTCGCTAAAG GAGCTTCCCTTAGTACGATATCGTGCTGCCAAGACCCTTGATGGATCTGCAGTGGCAACATTTCGTGACTTGGTTCCTACAAAGCTTGCTGCTGCTGTTTGGAACTctcttgaaaaatataaatctacTATTCCCAACTTTCCCCAGACTGGAACATGCGAGCTCCTTATCTTGGATAGATCTATAGATCAG ATAGCTCCTGTCATACATGAATGGACCTATGATGCCATGTGCCATGATTTACTGGAGATGGATGGAAATAAATATGTACACGAG ATTCCTAGCAAAACAGGGGGTGAACCTGAGAAAAAGGAGGTCCTTTTAGAAGATCATGATCCTGTCTGGCTCGAGCTCCGCCATGTACATATTGCCGAT GCTAGTGAACGGTTGCATGATAAAATGACCAACTTTGTCTCAAAGAACAAAGCTGCACAACTCCATCAGAG AGACAGTAACGAATTATCTACACGAGACTTGCAGAAAATGGTTCAAGCTTTGCCACAGTATAGTGAACAAATGGAGAAGCTTTCTCTCCATGTTGAg ATTGCTGGTAAAATCAACAGAACTATCCGAGAGATGGGACTTCGAGACCTTGGGCAACTGGAGCAGGATCTTGTCTTTGGAGATGTAGGAGCAAAGGAAGTGATAAACTTTTTAAGGACAAAGCAG GATGCTActtctgaaaataaattgcgTCTGTTGATGATATATGCTTCCGTTTATCCTGAGAAGTTTGAAGGTGACAAAGGTTTAAAGCTAATGCAG TTAGCAAGATTATCACCCGAGGATATGAAAGTTGTGAATAACATGAGACTGCTTGAGGGATCATCGGCTACCAAGAAGAAGTCCAGTGGGGGTTTCTCACTTAAGTTTGATGGTCAGAAG GTAAAGAATGCGGCTAGAAAAGATCGAACCACTGAAGAGGAAACGTGGCAGCTATCACGATTTTATCCCATGATAGAG GAGCTGATTGAAAAACTCAATAAAGGTGAATTACCCAAGAATGAATATCTGTGTATGAATGAACCAAGTCCACCTGTCCCACGGAGCACTGATGGTGCATCTGCACGGACGAGTCAAGCTCCAGCTTCTCAGCCAGTAAAATCAAGACGAACTGCAACTTGGGCACGTTCTCGCGTTTCTGATGATGGATGTTCAAG TGACTCAGTTTTGAAGAATGTGTCTGTGGATTTCAAGAATATGGGGCAGcgaatttttgtctttatcaTTGGAGGAGCAACGCGATCTGAG CTGCGGGTTTGTCACAAGCTCACAGCCAAACTGAGGAGGGAAGTTGTCCTAGGCTCCTCTAGTATTGATGATCCTCCACAATTTATTACG aAACTGAAGATGCTGTCAGAAAAGGATATCTCATTAGATGGCATTAGAATCTAA